TCGCGGCTGTCAAGGCACCCGGCTTCGGCGATCGCCGCAAAGCCATGCTTCAGGACATCGCAATCCTGACCGGTGGTCAGGTTATCTCCGAAGATCTGGGCATGAAGCTTGAGTCCGTCACCATGGACATGCTGGGTTCGGCCAAGAAAGTGACCATCACCAAAGACGAGACAACCATCGTCGACGGTGCGGGCGCCAAAGCCGAGATCGAATCGCGCGTCACACAGATCCGTGCGCAGATCGAAGAGACCACGTCCGATTACGACAAAGAGAAGCTGCAAGAGCGTGTTGCGAAACTCGCAGGCGGCGTGGCCGTGATCCGCGTTGGCGGCATGACCGAGATCGAAGTGAAAGAGCGTAAAGACCGTGTCGATGACGCGCTGAACGCGACCCGCGCTGCGGTTCAGGAAGGTATCGTCGTCGGCGGCGGTGTTGCTCTGATCCAAGCCGGTAAAGCGCTTGACGGCATGACGGGCGCGAACAGCGACCAGACTGTCGGCATCACTATCGTGCGCCGCGCGCTTGAAGCCCCTCTGCGTCAGATCGCGGAAAACGCAGGCACCGACGGCTCCGTCGTTGCAGGCAAGATCCGCGAATCGAGCGATCTGAAATATGGCTACAACGCGCAAACCGATGAATATGGCGACATGTTCAAATTCGGTGTGATCGATCCCGCCAAAGTGGTGCGTCACGCATTGCAGGACGCGGCCTCGATCGCTGGTTTGTTGATCACGACTGAAGCCATGGTTGCCGACAAGCCCGCCAAAGAAGGCGCAGGCGGTGGCGGCATGCCTGACATGGGCGGCATGGGTGGTATGGGCGGCATGATGTAAGGCAACTTTCGCTCTGCGAAATTTGCCGATCAGGTGCGAGGCAGTCGGCGTTTGGCAAAGCCAAATGCCGAGAGCCTCTCACCGCCCAAACCGCAAGCTACAAAACTAAAAAGGGTCGCCCTCGGGCGGCCCTTTCCTTTTGCCCCATGACAAGCCACTTTCATCCGCACCAAACCCAAAAGGCACCGCCATGTTGCGCAGCACCGATTTCAGCCGTGAAATGCACCGGGGCGAAGAGCCCGCCGTCGCCGCACTTCTGGCCCGCGCTTACGGCACGGACCACGAGGCGCGCCGCGTTGAGGCGCTGCGCCGCGTTGAGGCGCTGCGCCGCGCGGGCTGTTTGGCCGGAGAGGTTGTGCTGCCCGCCGGAGACCGGATCGTGGGCTATTATGCCCTCTCGACACTGAGCGCGCCCAAGGGTTGGTTGATCCTCGCGCCGGTCGCGATTGATCCCGACTGGCAGGGGCAGCGGCATGGGCGGCGTATGATCGGGATGCTGGCCGAGTGGGCTCGTCTGAGCGCGCATTATGTTGTGGCCTCGGGCCCTGCGGCGTTCCTTGAGGGCGCAGGGTTCAGCACGGAGCGTGCCGCAAACCTCAGCCCGCAGAGCCTGCTCACCCAGACGTGTCTTGCCGGTCCCGGTGTTGACGTGCCAGAGCAGACGGTGATCCTGCCGCCTGCTTTCGGAGTGCTCTGAATGCGCCTTTTCGCCCTGACCTCCCTGACGATGGTAGCCTTCGCCGCCAACTCCGTTCTCAACCGGGCGGCGCTGACCCTTGGCAGCATTGATGCCGTGAGCTTTGGTATCATCCGGCTGGCGGCGGGGGCCTTGATCCTTGGTGCTTTGGTCTATGCCATGCGGGGGCGGGTGCGCCTTGGTGGGACGGGGCGCTGGATCGGGGTCTGCGCGCTGCTGCTCTACGTCTTTGGGTTCTCGTTGGCGTATGAGGCGCTCGATGCGGGGCTTGGGGCGCTCATTCTTTTTGGCGTGGTGCAGATCACCATGTTCGCGGGCAGTCTGGTTCAGCGCGAGCATATGCCGCTACGTCGCGGCGTTGGCGCTGCGCTTGCCTTTGGCGGTCTTGTCTGGCTCCTGTGGCCCGGTACCGGGCCACAGATCAGCGCCTTGCATGGCGGACTTATGGCGCTTGCGGGTATCGGCTGGGGGGTCTACTCGCTCGCCGGGCGGCGCGAGGGTGATGCGCTTAGCGGGACGGCTGCGAATTTTATCCTCGCGGCCCCCGTGGCGCTTCTGGCGGGGGCGCTCTTGCCGCATGGCGTGCTGGGAGAAGCCGCGTTTTCTGGTATCGCGCTGGCGGTTCTATCCGGCGCTGTCACCTCGGGGCTGGGCTACGCCCTGTGGTATCACGTGTTACCGGGGCTGGCGGCGTCCTCGGCGGC
The nucleotide sequence above comes from Roseovarius carneus. Encoded proteins:
- a CDS encoding DMT family transporter, translated to MRLFALTSLTMVAFAANSVLNRAALTLGSIDAVSFGIIRLAAGALILGALVYAMRGRVRLGGTGRWIGVCALLLYVFGFSLAYEALDAGLGALILFGVVQITMFAGSLVQREHMPLRRGVGAALAFGGLVWLLWPGTGPQISALHGGLMALAGIGWGVYSLAGRREGDALSGTAANFILAAPVALLAGALLPHGVLGEAAFSGIALAVLSGAVTSGLGYALWYHVLPGLAASSAAVAQLTVPIIAMAGGILFLGEALTRDFAVAALVVLGGVALSVLPGKASARRGGRSRET
- the groL gene encoding chaperonin GroEL (60 kDa chaperone family; promotes refolding of misfolded polypeptides especially under stressful conditions; forms two stacked rings of heptamers to form a barrel-shaped 14mer; ends can be capped by GroES; misfolded proteins enter the barrel where they are refolded when GroES binds) is translated as MSAKDVKFGTDARNKMLRGVNILADAVKVTLGPKGRNVVLDKSFGAPRITKDGVSVAKEIELEDKFENMGAQMVKEVASRTNDEAGDGTTTATVLAQAIVKEGLKSVAAGMNPMDLKRGIDLATSKVVEAIQAAARPVSDSAEVAQVGTISANGEAEIGQQIADAMQKVGNEGVITVEENKGLETETDVVEGMQFDRGYLSPYFVTNPDKMIADLEDCIILLHEKKLSSLQPMVPLLEQVIQSQKPLLIIAEDVEGEALATLVVNKLRGGLKIAAVKAPGFGDRRKAMLQDIAILTGGQVISEDLGMKLESVTMDMLGSAKKVTITKDETTIVDGAGAKAEIESRVTQIRAQIEETTSDYDKEKLQERVAKLAGGVAVIRVGGMTEIEVKERKDRVDDALNATRAAVQEGIVVGGGVALIQAGKALDGMTGANSDQTVGITIVRRALEAPLRQIAENAGTDGSVVAGKIRESSDLKYGYNAQTDEYGDMFKFGVIDPAKVVRHALQDAASIAGLLITTEAMVADKPAKEGAGGGGMPDMGGMGGMGGMM
- a CDS encoding GNAT family N-acetyltransferase: MLRSTDFSREMHRGEEPAVAALLARAYGTDHEARRVEALRRVEALRRAGCLAGEVVLPAGDRIVGYYALSTLSAPKGWLILAPVAIDPDWQGQRHGRRMIGMLAEWARLSAHYVVASGPAAFLEGAGFSTERAANLSPQSLLTQTCLAGPGVDVPEQTVILPPAFGVL